From the genome of Halomonas sp. MCCC 1A13316, one region includes:
- a CDS encoding replication-associated recombination protein A, translated as MDLFGQVPDDSAPLAFRMRPRRFDDYVGQQALVGPGKPLRRMAETGSVRSMILWGPPGTGKTTLAEILADHSGTHLERLSAVMAGVKEIRAAVERARAMQAQGRATLLFLDEIHRLNKSQQDALLPHVESGLLTLIGATTENPSFEVNSALLSRARVYVLTALDDDELIEVMRHALNDRERGLGERNIVVEDEVLGMLARAAAGDARRALGMLETACDFTVPEDDRERLPREALDAALGHQASAFDKQGDYYYDLLSAIHKSVRSSRQDAALLYIARFIQGGGDPLDVVRRLAAIASEDVGNADPRALPLVMAAWDAYLRLGDYEGQRAIAHAAIHLSIAPKSNAIDQAWKRAKAFATSQPRLEVPTYLRNAPTKLMESLGHGSGYRYAHNEPEGYPAGSAHDCWPEGLPHEAFYLPSEHGQEKRYAQLMAWRAELDARADRSEGE; from the coding sequence ATGGATCTTTTCGGCCAGGTGCCCGACGATTCCGCACCGCTGGCGTTTCGCATGCGCCCGCGGCGGTTCGACGACTATGTGGGCCAACAGGCCCTGGTCGGGCCGGGTAAACCGCTGCGGCGCATGGCCGAAACCGGCAGCGTGCGCTCGATGATCCTGTGGGGGCCGCCCGGCACCGGCAAGACAACGCTGGCCGAGATCCTCGCCGACCACTCCGGCACCCACCTGGAGCGATTGTCTGCGGTGATGGCAGGCGTCAAGGAGATACGCGCCGCGGTGGAGCGGGCCCGCGCCATGCAGGCCCAGGGGCGCGCCACCTTGCTGTTCCTCGACGAGATCCACCGGCTCAACAAGAGCCAGCAGGACGCCCTGCTGCCCCACGTGGAGTCGGGCCTGCTGACGCTGATCGGCGCCACTACCGAAAACCCCTCCTTCGAGGTCAATTCCGCCCTGCTCTCGCGTGCCCGTGTGTACGTGCTCACTGCGCTCGACGATGACGAGCTCATCGAAGTGATGCGACACGCCCTCAATGACCGGGAACGCGGCCTGGGCGAGCGCAACATCGTTGTCGAAGACGAGGTGCTGGGAATGCTGGCCCGTGCGGCCGCCGGCGACGCTCGCCGCGCTCTGGGCATGCTGGAGACCGCCTGCGACTTCACCGTACCCGAGGACGATCGCGAGCGGCTGCCGCGCGAAGCGCTGGATGCCGCGCTCGGTCATCAGGCCAGCGCCTTCGACAAGCAGGGCGATTATTACTACGACCTGCTTTCGGCAATCCACAAGTCGGTGCGCTCGTCGCGCCAGGATGCAGCCCTGCTCTATATCGCCCGCTTCATCCAGGGCGGCGGCGACCCGCTCGACGTGGTGCGCCGCCTGGCGGCGATTGCCTCCGAGGACGTCGGCAACGCCGACCCGCGCGCCCTGCCGCTGGTTATGGCGGCCTGGGACGCCTACCTGCGCCTGGGCGACTACGAGGGCCAGCGCGCCATCGCCCACGCTGCCATTCATCTCTCCATCGCGCCCAAGAGCAATGCCATCGACCAGGCATGGAAGCGGGCCAAGGCGTTTGCCACCTCCCAGCCGCGCCTGGAGGTGCCTACCTACCTGCGCAACGCCCCAACCAAGTTGATGGAGTCGCTTGGCCACGGTAGCGGCTATCGCTACGCCCACAATGAGCCGGAGGGTTACCCGGCGGGCAGCGCGCACGACTGCTGGCCCGAAGGCCTGCCACACGAGGCCTTCTACCTGCCCAGCGAGCATGGCCAGGAGAAGCGCTACGCCCAGCTAATGGCCTGGCGCGCCGAGCTGGATGCCCGCGCCGATCGGAGTGAAGGCGAGTAG
- the lolA gene encoding outer membrane lipoprotein chaperone LolA, whose product MSMKKTLAALALTAMPAVALANEGAERLASMLEPLETVEASFEQLILDGSGERLQQANGRMWLSRPGKFRWEVDAPYQQEVVSDGSEVYLYDPDLEQVTVQALDERVTHTPALLLSGSAGELTQSYEVSRQQQGGSETFRLVPKSPDTLFEELQMTFSGERLAALQMIDSTGQETVIEFSDVRTNHAIDDRRFAFEIPEGTDVIRDAH is encoded by the coding sequence ATGAGCATGAAGAAGACCCTAGCTGCACTGGCCCTGACCGCCATGCCGGCCGTCGCCTTGGCCAATGAAGGTGCCGAGCGCCTGGCCAGCATGCTGGAGCCGTTGGAAACCGTCGAAGCGAGCTTCGAACAGCTAATACTCGATGGCAGCGGCGAGCGCCTGCAACAGGCCAACGGCCGTATGTGGCTGTCGCGTCCAGGCAAGTTCCGCTGGGAGGTCGACGCCCCCTACCAGCAAGAAGTGGTTTCCGACGGCAGCGAGGTCTATCTCTACGATCCCGACCTGGAACAGGTCACCGTGCAGGCGCTCGATGAACGCGTGACCCATACGCCAGCGCTTCTTCTCTCGGGCAGTGCCGGCGAGCTGACCCAGAGCTACGAGGTATCGCGTCAGCAGCAGGGCGGCAGCGAAACCTTCCGTCTGGTGCCGAAATCGCCCGACACCTTGTTCGAAGAGCTGCAGATGACCTTCAGCGGCGAACGGCTCGCGGCGCTGCAGATGATCGACAGCACCGGCCAGGAGACCGTCATCGAGTTCAGCGACGTGCGTACCAATCATGCCATCGACGATCGCCGCTTTGCGTTCGAAATTCCCGAAGGGACAGACGTCATCCGTGACGCGCACTGA
- a CDS encoding hemerythrin domain-containing protein, producing the protein MLTQLRQDHANMARMLHVLQLKQKALVAGERPNFQLVREVVDYILDYMEEFTVPLERVCTERLQALAPETRDLTEKLSSDYKALRQRLMRLSTDIDMILMDAVVPMDRFAEDLRAYLDAHRAYLRDERELLFPLIRQHFNDSDLELLAQTLPEGAAAKLERLQQAYPELYAELRETAEPAA; encoded by the coding sequence ATGCTGACCCAGTTGCGTCAGGATCATGCCAATATGGCGCGCATGTTGCACGTTCTTCAGCTCAAGCAAAAGGCCCTGGTCGCAGGCGAGCGCCCCAATTTCCAGCTGGTTCGTGAGGTTGTCGATTACATACTCGACTATATGGAGGAGTTTACCGTGCCGCTGGAGCGTGTCTGCACGGAGCGGCTGCAGGCCTTGGCCCCTGAGACCCGAGACCTGACGGAGAAGCTCTCTAGCGACTACAAAGCCCTGCGTCAGCGCCTGATGCGGCTTTCCACCGATATCGACATGATCCTGATGGATGCTGTAGTCCCCATGGATCGCTTCGCCGAGGATCTCAGGGCCTATCTCGATGCGCATCGCGCCTATCTGCGCGACGAGCGCGAACTGCTCTTCCCGCTGATTCGCCAGCATTTCAACGACAGCGACCTCGAACTTCTGGCTCAAACGCTTCCTGAAGGGGCCGCCGCCAAGCTGGAACGGTTGCAGCAGGCTTATCCAGAGCTCTACGCCGAACTGCGAGAAACAGCGGAACCGGCGGCTTGA